From one Formosa sediminum genomic stretch:
- a CDS encoding RNA polymerase sigma factor: MQLDPLIEKFQNKDEKAFETLYNMYAKNIHGVIYNIVRDHHIAEEIMQDVFIKAWHKADTYSAEKGRFFTWILNIARNAAIDKTRSKTFKNTKQNLDAQFFVDILEHGDNLNNETDAIGISKFVNKLADKCIKVIELLYFKGYTQKEASETLKMPIGTIKTRNRNCINELRAIVLN; the protein is encoded by the coding sequence ATGCAGTTAGACCCGCTTATTGAAAAGTTTCAAAATAAAGATGAGAAAGCTTTTGAAACATTATATAATATGTATGCCAAAAATATTCATGGTGTTATTTACAATATTGTTAGAGATCATCATATTGCCGAAGAAATTATGCAAGATGTTTTCATTAAAGCATGGCATAAAGCAGATACCTATTCTGCTGAAAAAGGACGCTTTTTTACCTGGATTCTAAATATTGCTCGTAATGCTGCAATAGATAAAACAAGGTCTAAAACATTTAAGAACACCAAACAAAACCTTGATGCTCAATTTTTCGTAGATATTTTAGAACATGGCGATAATTTAAATAATGAGACGGATGCTATAGGAATAAGTAAATTTGTAAACAAATTAGCAGACAAGTGTATTAAAGTTATAGAACTACTTTACTTTAAAGGGTACACTCAAAAAGAAGCTTCTGAAACACTTAAGATGCCTATAGGCACAATAAAAACAAGAAACAGAAATTGTATTAACGAATTACGCGCTATAGTACTTAACTAA
- a CDS encoding YceI family protein has protein sequence MKRVTMLLAVCALALTTSCKSDKKETPITETPVEKTEQFVIKPEGTTVNWTAYKTTAKTPVSGVFTTLDFEPHAGSSVQEALNNVTFSIPISTIYSKDSIRDGKLQKFFFNVMADTEFLKGTLKTTSDTEAVATITMNGETHDLPLTYAVTDNRRVSLSGVMQLKDWNALDALATLHKACEVLHTGADGVSKTWEEVAITIDTYLREQ, from the coding sequence ATGAAAAGAGTAACAATGCTTTTAGCTGTATGTGCTTTAGCTTTAACTACCAGTTGTAAATCAGACAAAAAAGAAACTCCTATAACAGAAACACCTGTAGAAAAAACAGAACAATTTGTAATTAAGCCTGAAGGGACTACAGTTAACTGGACAGCGTACAAAACCACGGCTAAAACCCCTGTTTCTGGAGTATTTACAACTTTAGATTTTGAACCTCATGCTGGTTCTTCTGTACAAGAAGCTTTAAATAACGTTACTTTTTCAATTCCTATTAGCACTATATATTCTAAAGATTCTATACGTGATGGTAAATTACAAAAGTTCTTTTTTAATGTTATGGCAGATACCGAATTTTTAAAAGGAACCTTAAAAACAACTTCAGACACTGAAGCTGTAGCAACAATTACCATGAATGGAGAAACTCACGATCTTCCTTTAACTTATGCTGTTACAGATAACAGACGTGTATCTTTATCTGGTGTTATGCAGTTAAAAGATTGGAACGCTTTAGATGCTCTGGCTACATTACACAAAGCTTGTGAAGTGTTACATACAGGAGCAGATGGCGTAAGTAAAACTTGGGAAGAGGTAGCCATCACAATAGATACATATTTAAGAGAACAATAA